The window ttttttatatgtagGGAAATTTCATGACATCATGACTGCAGCCAGCACATCCTGTACTGAACTCTCTAGAAGACAGCTTTCTCTATAGCCAGACAGTGCATTTAGACACTCAACCATTGACTGTTTGATGTCTGATGCTGGCTTTTGTTTCCACATTTATGCTGAATTTCTGATACACTGGTAGGAATACAGCTAGGCGGACATCACTGAAATGCCATGCACAGTCATGGTTTGAGTATGCTTAAGATTGAGCATTTAATAAACCAAGTGCTGCTAGCACACTGCTGAAACATCTGTAACGAGGCCATGAAATCCCTCTCCACCAGCAATAACTCTTTAAATGTGCACGTGGAGCACTAGGCAAGGGAGGGCAGGCAGCAGACACAAATATGCAGCAATCACTGGTGCAGAGAGAAAAAAGATGAACAGCTAACAAAAAAGTCTGTGAACATCATTTGAGATCATGTTTTGGCACTGCCAGCCAGTTTCACTCAAATACAGAACCTAGAGCATCAGGAATGACAGGAAAGAGAGTGGGTGGTGTGAGGGAAGGGAAATAATGAGGAATGGAGGGAAGGGAAGGAGGCAGACAGTGAGAGATGGTCTGGGCAGTACTGATTAGGCTCCTGGGAGAGGTTCAGGAAGGATTTGCTGTTTTCTATGCAcagctgattggctgagagaAAAAAGCCACATGAGATAGTAACGTAGAAATAGAATGAagtacaaaacacaaaaacacctATTCCACCCCTATTCATTCCACACCCAAGCATTTTCAGCTTTAATCCCTACCTTTTTATGCTACAAAAGCCATATGAAAGCTTTAAAAagactgagagaaaaaaatctgacctTGGTAGAAGTCTGAGTCGGTATCTCTTGAGGGGAGATGGGACTCTCAAGCACAGAAGAATCAAGCACTTCAGAGGAGCTCCCCCAGTCAGTCTGAACAGCGCCTCCCGTCTCAGGCGAGGTGAGAGGCACATCACTAGCATAACCTGAAGACTGAAGATCTTGTGGAGGAGGGCCAAAGCCTTCCTGAGCAGAGTTCTCCAATAGGACCtctcttccttttttttcccgAGGTGCAGCTGTTGCTGGTTTGCCAGAGTCGTTCTCCCCGGGTGGTCGCCCTTGAGTTGTGGGCACTTGTATTTTCATAATGCCTCCAGTAACAGGAGATGCAGCTGGAGGTCCAGAATGGACCTCAAGCTCTTTGTCACGCCAGACGGGCGACCCAAAGTCCTTTGGATAGACAGTTCGGACCACACAAAGTTGCCCTCCAAACTCACGAATGTGCACAACTCCCTTCTTCTCGTTTTCCGAGGGCTCCCCGAACATCAGTTCACTCTGTCCATGCACGTCCCCTCCTTCCCTCTCCACTTCTGGATCTCCACGTTTGGAGCGTAAAAGACAAGGTCTCTCTAATACCCCCTGAACTCGCTCTCGAACCTTACAGACTCTTCCTCCTCCAGGTGTCGTGTTGCCTTGTTCTAAATCAGCATGTGATTCTTCGCTGAGCCCTTCTACCTCAAACTGGCGAAGCGCCCCCAGCCACGCTGGACTGGGATCTGGAGAAAGAATAGCCATCTTGCTGCCCCGCAATGTCCCTGTGCTTCCAAATATTGGGGCCATACCAGGAACAAGAACAACATTGGTGGGAGTTTCAGTTTCAGTAATTTGTCCAGATGCCAGTTTAGTTGAATCAAGAGCTCTTGTTGTAGACTCCTCAGTAACATCAACGCTTCCACTTTCCTTTTCTTCAAGGACGCGGCTTCTCTTGTCCTCCCCTTTGGCACCTTTTAACTTCTGTTTGGCCTTTCGTTTTCGCCTGAAGCGAAGTTTTCTTTTGGGTGATAGTGGTGCAGCACCACCTGGTCCGGCATCTCTGGGTTGTTTCACACAACCAAGGGAGCTCCCCATATCTCATAGAGCCAGAGTAACAATAAAAGAGAGCCAAAATTGAAGGCAAGAAAAAGGAGATGTCCACAATGGGATCGAAACAGTCAGCCTGAGGCTGGTAAggtaaattaaattgttaagtTAATGACTCATCTGGAGTAAAAATCATGACAAAAAGTATGAACCATGACAACAGGGATTGGTACAGGGTGAGGTTCTTCCAGGACATCATGTCTCAACTTGGTGTGGACAGCAGTCATACCTCCTGTTGCTTGGTCTGTCGTTCAGGCAATGTTGCAGTTAACCCAAACCAAATATCACTTAGGGTCCTAGTAAGCCTCCTGGACTTGATGCTGAATATAGGTTACTGtcctttataaaatattaaaatcctACGGCAAagcatttgatgttttttccctctctcaTGATGCAGAGATGATGCAGCACTGACTGAAGAAAAACTAGTGCCTTTTAGCCCATTTCACAAGCTATGTGTTAAATGCAGGCCATTTGTCATGGTACTCGAAGACTTGCTACACTGTAGATATTTTTCAAGGTGAGAACCACGATAAAACTGCACTGCAGACGTACAAAGACATACTCCTGTGAGCACACATgcacatgctcaaaaactctgcATCAGGATGCATCATTAGGATGCACTAATCATCAGCTTGCACGCTACtaaaagcaaagaaaacaatgtCTGAACAAGCGTTCACGTGCGTACAGTAAGATGCCTAGAAACACCTGCTTCTCTGAATATCTTCAGTATGCATTATTGATCACTGCACTCTGTGCACATAGGGTAGGTAATGCGTTGGGTAGTAGTCGTAGAAATCCTGTGGGACGCTTACAGTAAACCTGTGTAACAGGTCCCAGATCAGCTGCTAATGGACAAAAGTGCAAAGCCAGGCAGTTCATAACCCATCAGAGCTTAACGTTTTTTTGTTCCCATCACCAGCCAAGCATAACCAGCCCATGTCAGGTGATGCTTAGTCTTCACACCTGTAGCTATGAGTGTTTCATTTCCCAGGCATGCAAACTCCATTAAAACAAGTCTCCAGACATTAAAGAGAAAGAAGGGGAGGGGCTAGGTACTAAGCGTCTCGCCACTGCTGCCACGGGAACTGGCATCCCATTCACTGACATGAGTGAAGACCTCACCTTCACCTTTACAGATGTGGTTTAGCACATAGTCCAGTCTCGTATATCAAGTAAACATGATTTCAAGCCATCCTGTCTTCCTTGTTCCGCCACTAACCAGTGTACGTCCCTAGATTGGGGTGAGCCGATGAGAAAAAGAGTGATAACTGACAAGGTGCCGCTCCCTGATACTGTCAGCTTCTCTGgttgtaaaatctaattagaaCGCCGCCAGGACAGGGCTGGGCTGGGTAGTTGAACCATGGCTGGatgaggaaaagagggaaatcCAAAGGAATCCTCCCCCAACCTGAAGCTGCACTGTTAGCCTCGCAGAAGAGTGCTGAAAAAAGCGTAGCTCCATCAGTCAAGCATGGCGAAATTGATCCGATTGATACGGTGCTCTCCTTTGCACAACCTGGGTGCAAATTAAAACGTGTAACTtacatgtgtgtgtgcctgCAGGGTTCAGCGATCCCGATTCTGAGATTGAAAGCATATGTGTCGCTGTATATGTGGGTGTGCTTCAAAAGGCCTGCCGGGGAGAGAGGAAGCCAGGGGCTCCAGTAATAGCAGGTTGCATGTGTCCTCTTCTCAGTTGCTGGGTAGCTCCTCTGCTCTCACTGGTAGGCACCAGCGGAAAAAAGAGCTTCATCTCCAGTCTGCTGCAGCCTCACAGAATACGCTGCTGCTGCTTTAGCTTCCTCctcctccctctctccctcctcctttctctttctctcctccTATCCACGTGCTCATCCCTCCCTCCCTTGCCTGCTCTGATGCCTGGTGAGCTCAGAgctcaacacacacacgcacatacacaccAATCAAATAGCCTTCAATTGGTTGGCAGCCTGCGGCTGCAAGAAAAGAATGAACCTGCAATTTTAATTGTTGCCCCTTAACATACACATTATTTCACAGCTACCATTATCGCCTCTCCTCTcctacatacatatatatatatacacatatatatagtaaaatgtttaatgttttttaaaaacgtctctcctgctcaccaagcctgcatttatttgatccaaagtacagcaaaaacagtaacatttttaaaatatcgaGATTGCAGAATCAGATACttcttgtgaaataaaaatttcGATGCCGCCTATGGAGTCCTATTTgcgcttcattttttttccccatctgGAAGACCTGAACTAGCGATCTGCCAGGACCTTGCTCGCTAATCTAAGCGCATAGCGCTCCAAAGTATGGCTACACGCAAAGTAGCctataatatttgtgataaaCATGTTGAAATAGATGTGTCATCACCAAtatgacaaagcattttaatttaacagatcGTTAAAGATCACAAACACGATTCAAATACCAACATGATTCTGTTCCTAAATTACaatgattcatctgtttgattcCTCAAACTTTCTTCCGTGCAGCGTTCGACCAGTGTGATCTGAACATTCAAATCTGTGTTCGTGTTGCCGCTGACCTAAAGAGAGCCACTGTCATGTATATGAATGAAACAGtttcacagtcttttcaaccacacagttcattatttctgtgttacaaacCCTAACCcttttttgaacagcaatattagaatgatttctgtgacactgaagactggagtaaggcTTGAATGCTTTAGCTTggatctcaggaataaattacattttaaaatatattcaaaaagaaagcagttattttaaataataaaaatatgtcacaatattgCTTTTGCTCTATTTTAGAGCctgcatttcaaataaatgcaggcttggtgagcagaggagaaaactttaaaaaacaaaaaaaatttggtAATGTAAGTGCATACAGATGAAAGATCTTGCCAGCTGTAAAGGtgcatttacattaaattcTAATATAATTTCGCAGGCTGTTGGTCAATACTGCACATATGCATGACCAATGGAACCCAATGCTTAATTCAAGCAGGGAAATCTTTCCCCCTCACACGAAATTCCCAATTGCATGGATTCCTATTGAAATCACTGGATTTTGTCAGCGAAGGTCTGGCGAATAGCAgtaaatgtgaccacaaaaTCTCTCTTCTATTAAACCTACAGATAATACAGCACTGTGATGGTATTTAGTCATGTGATCAAGGCAGCATATACGAGCAGGATTGCAAAGGAAGGTGATGAATTAACATGCAATAAATCAATCAGAACCATAATACCATGATAATCAGCCAGCTGAgccctttttttatattttttgaatcAGCCTAATTGTCATGCATCCAGCGTCTCCTGTACTGTAACTGAGACTGGGTACATTTCTGTTTACTGACAGACAGAGACTGGCAGACATCTATCAGCTTTATCCTGCAGATAGACAGCATAGAATTTCACCACACTACAATCTTTGCCAAACACCCTAGCTGGCCAGACAACCACACCTTTTTTTGCAACTAACACAATAGCCAATCAGatcaagcattttttttgtttcttttttttttgacagagaTAGCTGGCACAAATTCAGCCTGAAGCCTGATTGGTGTTTCCCACAGGATCCTAAACTtagataaaaatatatcatgTCAATATGAGTATATACAAAACACAATTCCTACAGGCTGTTGTTAGCCTAAATTACAGCGGTGGTTTCAAAACAGAGGGACGTGTCCCAGATTGAGTGTGGGGGAGGCTGGATAGCTAATCTCTCTCGGCTGCCTAAAGTGAATATACAGTATGCATTAAAATGGCACTTACACGAGCGGTTTCAAATGCTTCTATTGACAGTAACTCCTCTTAATGGCTCAAAATGTGCCTCtgctgaaataattaaattggaCAATGTTTCTCTAAATGAGTCATGCTATATTATAAAGTGCTGTAGTAATTTTGGCTGCAAGTCATTACAGATCATGCCATGTTACCGTACACCATTGGAAGTGGACCAACTTGACATGTTCAACTTTGAACGAGTTTACAAAGACATGAGTAAACTCGTTCAAACCAATAACGCTTTGCATTTCTGTAGTGGTCTACCATCCAGCCTTTTATTTCAACCTTCAATACTGTTTTGGTTGACAGAAAATAATGTAAGGTAATGTTACAATGTTTAACCAAAGCAAATTCTCCATACTGTCAATACCGTTATCTTATTTGCATTGTTTCAGAATTAACCAATGTTTAGTACTGCAATCGAGTATGCAAGTTATAAAAGTCCCATTCCTTGTTTTTTAACCTCCGTTCTGTCCCAGAgatgcaaaaaataatttacaagtaCATATTTGGGTGCCAGTGGCCTGCTCTGTTCTGATTCAATTACTGCAATTTGTTTAGATAATCGATAGTTTGTTTCAAATCTCTGCTCTCTAGTTATTGTTAGAATACATAGGACATAAATATATCAGAGTCAAGCAGTGTGGGGGGAAAACACATGTGGTTTAATTTCTAAAGCTAATTTTCTTccttttaataattttctaaAGCCACACGATTTTCCAGAGTCTGCATGATTTGCCATTTCATGAGGCCTATGCTGCCTCTACTCATTTCTGCTGAATCATGCTGATTGAAAAAGGCTCTGGAGTCATACTAAACACAATCACCTTGGCAACCAGCTGCATATGTCACCTTGTGATGTCACCGCTCTGTTGATAATAACAGTGTCCCCTGCTGGACGATCCGAGGAAGTACAGCTAATATACtgaaaatgtgaccctggaccataaaaccagtcataaggggaCATTTtgtctgaataaacaagctttccattgatgtgtggtttattaggaaaggacaatatttggctgagatacaactatttgaaaatctggaatctgagggtgcaaaaaaatctaaaaattgagaacattgcctttaaagttgtccaaatgaagttcttagcaatgcatattactaatcaaaaatgaggttttgatatatttacagtaggacatttacaaaatatcttcatggaacatgatctttacttaatatcctaacaatttttggcataaaagaaatattgatcattttgacccataaaatgtattgttggctattgctacaaatatacccgcgctacttatgactggttttgtagtccagggtcacaaatgatatCTATGAATTCCAAATAACTTCTAATAGAACTATATGGAGAGTTTGTTGAAAAATGCATCAtaacatttgtaaataattttcagAAAAGCTAGTCTTTATTAAATCAGCATTGTTGCCTTTTCTCATAGCTGATGGGTGACTAAAGTTATATTCAGAATGAAATACAACTTCATAACTGTATACTGCACATAATATGCAAATGTTTCTTTATAGTACTGCATACAAAGCATATTTCCAAAAATGAAAGGAAACAGTAACAGCAATTATTTGATATATCGTTTTTGCTCTGATCAGGACTGACCCAAATTAAAGGGCTTTCTACACAAATTTGGATCCAAAATTATGTTAACTGATCATGTGattattgtagtacattattgATATGGTTTGTACAATCTGCGCTAGTACTCCATTCTGGAGCAAGtgcaaaaatatctttttactGCTTTGAATAAACTACCATGCAGTCTTTTTTAACTTCAATTCTACCATCCAGCAGTGCAGCATCTATCCAACAGACCTTACTTCTCTAGCTTGACCCATAAGTATAGAAAATTGATGTCCATTTCACAAATGTGCTCTGCAGGGACCATTTCTGcagatttttgtttcttttttagcaTGCAGGCTGGCAGTGTCTGTCTAGAACTGTCTGCAACCTCTGTCCTCCATATTCCGAGTCTAATTCTAGGTTTGTACTCTATCCATCATCCTCCTGGTGCACTATTCCCTCTTGATTTCTCTTATTCTTGCCATAGGCAAATCCCTGTTGCTCAAACTGACAGCTGCAGACATGAGAGGCTGGTAAACAGCCGCTATCTGTATTAAGAAGAGTCACCTCTAACTCTGGCATGCTGTGTTAAACACTACATATTCAAGCAAGACACAGCTGTGGCTAGGGTGAACTTACCTGGAAGTGAAGGATGATGGTCCAGATCAGTCCCAGTGTCAGCTTTGGATTCCCATCTGTGATGTCATCATTGCGTATATTTACTAATTTGACCTGCATTAAAGCAATAAAAGACTATCATTAGTGAGAAGTAGCCCTTAAAAAAAGACTATAACATTATTTGAATCTGCTAGGGACTAAACTAGTTAAAAATCGCGATGTAATGTAATTTCAGGACAGCTTTGGTGTTTGTTGTCCTCTTACGCTTACAGCTGTCAGAAGCTATGTACTGCGTATTGGGAGAAGAGTGCTGGTTGGCATTTTGTCTGGTTTAGGGACTCAAGGCTGGGGTGACAACAGTGAGGGGATTGGACAGACTTGTGTGGGGCAGAACACATTTATTAACTCCAGGTCATATTATCTCAAAGCCATGTTGCCGGCTGAAGCACAATGAGACTGAGGACACAGATGTCCCATGCTATCATCTTGTATTCAGTTGAATGTGCATTACTTTAATCCATTAGTGAGGGTATCTAGCCTCAACACTAAAGGGGACAAGCCTCCCCAATATTCAGAATAGCAGTTGATGAATATGAGACTTAAACTCTTATTTTATCCCACCCAATCTTGgcaatttgtgaccctggaccacaaaaccttaagtagcatgtgtatatttgcagcaatatccaacaatacattgtatgggtcaaagtaattgatttttcttttatgccaaaaaatcattaggacattaagtaaagatcatgttctatgaagatattttgtaaatttcctactgtaaatatattaaaccttattattaatttttgatttgtaatatgtattgataagaacttaatttgcgcaactttaaaggtgatttttaaaaatatttagatttttttgcaccctcagattctagattttcaaatagttcttggccaaatattgtcctatccaaacaaagcatatatcaatggaaagcttgtttatctttcagatgatgtataaatcttaatttaaaaaaaaaaaattactcttatgattggttttgtggtccagggtcacatatgtaacaAGCAACTTATGATCATTTCTGGGATTGAAAAAGTGTAAGTGTTCATACCTGTCTCTGCTTAAGGAAGTCTAAGGCGATCTGCACATTCTGAAGTCGGTGAAATCGCATACGACCCTTTTCCCTGGGCTGTCGAAGACAggaagagagcgagagagaaaacagagagagaatgcAGATGAGTGCACTGATAATCTGGGCAAATTGGAGGTCTGTGTGAAAAAGGACAGCTTCATTAGCACAAGCCTGAAAGCAGCAAAAGCAGCACACTGCAAAATAACACATGAACCTCTTAGGATCATCAGTAATTAATAATCCTGTCTAAGAGTTACAGGGAATAGTTAGCGTACTGTATCCAAACAgcaaatctaaataaatatcgTATCTCACACACTCTGTCTCGCTTGCTAACATCTCTGTACTTCCGGGTGACCAATACAGTAGATGGCTGGTATAATGCCGATACACACTGCTATCCAAACGTCTagagttggtaagattttttttaaattctgttgaaattattattttatttagtttatttggctgcatttgcaaacaaataaatacagtaaaagaactgttttctacatattttctataattttcagaagccattactccagtctttagtataacataattcttcagaaatcattttgctcaagatttttttttctttcagaaatagATAGctcatttgaaatagaaatcttctgtaaatgtatttactgtcacttttaatcagtttaatttattgttgctgaataaaatacaccagtcaaaagttttttaaggaAGAAAAAAtggaagactggagtaatgatgtaaaaaatgcaaaaaatttgaatttaggaataaattacatttttaaatatattcaaatagaaagcagttacttcaaatagtaaaatatttaaaaaatgtactgtttttgctcaaatgcaggcttggtgagcagaagacactcatttaaaaaccttaaaaatcttactattcaaaaacgtttgaatggtagtgaaacttattttatttttaaaaaatcttactggccACAAACCTTTGAACTGAAAGTGTGTATTACAAATAATAGGAAATAATAGGATGTTCCAAAATTTCCTCAGGTTTGAAAATAATCGgcaactacattagttaacatgaactaagaatgaacaatacttttacagtacagcatttattaatcttagttcatactactttcagcatttactaacgcattattaaaatcacaagttgtcttagttaatgcactatgaactaacatgaacaaacaatgaacgactatatttttattaactaacgttaagaaagataaataaatagtgtaataaatgtattgttcattgttcgctCATGTTAGtttatacattaactaatgttaacaaatgacacattattgtaaagtgttaccaaaatatctACTGACAAGGCAGAAAGGTCAAATCTAgctcattttattaaccagcCAGGTATGGCCGATAATCAACATGTCCAAATATCATCCAATTAACTGGCCTGTCCAAAATCGGCCTATCACTACTCTACTGAGGTCACGTAGCAGACTCGCACACCTTTACATGCAAAGCATGCTCACTATCACCCACAAATGCAGCAGCGTGTACAGCAAACCTGCAAACAGGTGACCAGAAAACCCCCACAAAAGGGCAAATGTGTCAGTGTCATCAGATTCAATGTGAGCATGTGATGTGAGTGTTGCCAGTACTGAAGTGAAGTGAATATAACATGTTTATACAAGGCGAGGTCTCTCACACTCCTAAGTGTAATAAATTAGATTATGTGCGTCATCATGAATTATGCGTCTGCATTTTAGACATTCCCAGGCATATTCACGAAATCGCCCTGTCCTTCGAGTCCACGCCATGCAGTGTACAGAGCTGACTGTGTGTGACTGTGTTTGTTTCAATAGGGGGAGGGGGGGTGGGGGTCACACATACTCCCTGAGCTccatcctcctcatcctcccCACCCAGCAGGATGAGCGGGGGTGCGCGTGGCATAGATGTTCTCCGCAGAGTTGACGCGCCCTTGTGCTGATGACATCATCATAGAGACGGTCACAGAAAAAGGATGAAGACAGAAACAGTGTTGAACGGATGATATATGTACGAaacaacagttaaaaaaaaaacaagatggagagagagagtgaagctaaacaaaacaccacataaaacagcaaaagcaaaaatatatgTGACAAAGAGGAatggagacagagagagagagattgtaGAGGGCAGGTGGTGTGTCAGCAGTCTGTCTCTGTTAATCCACCCATCAGTCAGTCTGCCCCAGTGCATCATGGTCCCCAGGCCATCAGAGTGGGCAAGATTGAGTGCAGAAATATTGTACTAATGCAGATGTCATTACAACACATTGCAGTACACATCAGACTCAGCTATTCCTCTGCATTCAGCGGGATCAGCAGGAAGCCAGGGCACTTTATGACATCAGCCTAACCCCCAGGTCAACTCATGTGACATGATCCCCAGGTACCATGCGGCTCTGAATCGCATTATGGAAAATAAAGCAGATCTCTGCCACATGAACTACCCGGGAGAATTGCATAAAGCGTTGGAATCAATTTATGTataacctgtgtgtgtgtgttaagggAGTGGTAGTTGCTTCTCACCAGTGTGACGCCAGACAGCACCTCAAGGAGGGAAATGAGGTTATGGCCATCCCTTAGATCCTCATACAGGTCTGTGATGTGCTTCCGCACctggaaagaaagagagagaaaaaaagttagagtGAGATAGTTAAGTGCTTCACAGTCTTTAGAGGCCTGCACTgctgttcaaacgtttgggatcagtaagacttgtaatgtttttttttttttttttttaaaactcttattctcatcaaggctgcgtttagttgatcaaaaatgcagaaaaaaagtaatattccGAAATgtcattacaatattaaaaatttggtttttattttaatatactttaaaatttaatttattcctgtgatgcaaagctgaatttacatcagccattactccagtcttagtatcacatgatccacatgattattctaatttgctgatttattattagaattattagaatgttggcaacagttgtgctgccaaatattttttggaacctgtgatattttattcacgattttttgatgaatgaaaagtttaaaagagcagcatttattcgaaatagaaatcttttctaacaacaaAAGTCTTTcatatcacttttgatcaatttaacacatccctgctgataataaataaaagtattaatttctattttaaataaaatgtatttacatttatgatcatgtgacactgaagactggagtaatgatgctgaataatGCTTCAACTTTGAtggcaggaataaattagattttaatgtacactaccaatctaaagtttttgaacagtaagatttttaatgttttttaaagtctgctcaccaagcctgcatttattctatgcaaaatacagaaaaaaaaaaaattacaattttgaaatattcgtactatttaaaataacagttttttttatttgaatatattttaaaatgtaatttattcctgtgatttcaaagctacatttttagcatcattactccagtcacataatcttttagaaatctttctaataaaaacatttattattatcattatgttgaaaatagcagagtagaattttttcagattttttcgatgaatagaaagttcagaagaacagcgtttgtctgaaatataaatcttgaatattaaaaaaattgtaatattataacgtttttatcatcacttttgatcaatttaaagcaactttgcaaaataaaagcatttacttctataatttctttaaaaaaatactgactccaagcttttaatcAGTATAGTGTGCAAtgctacaaaagctttttttttttttagataaatgctgatctttaaatctttctagtcatcaaagaatcctgaaaaaaatgtac of the Labeo rohita strain BAU-BD-2019 chromosome 19, IGBB_LRoh.1.0, whole genome shotgun sequence genome contains:
- the LOC127181691 gene encoding uncharacterized protein LOC127181691 isoform X2, which produces MGSSLGCVKQPRDAGPGGAAPLSPKRKLRFRRKRKAKQKLKGAKGEDKRSRVLEEKESGSVDVTEESTTRALDSTKLASGQITETETPTNVVLVPGMAPIFGSTGTLRGSKMAILSPDPSPAWLGALRQFEVEGLSEESHADLEQGNTTPGGGRVCKVRERVQGVLERPCLLRSKRGDPEVEREGGDVHGQSELMFGEPSENEKKGVVHIREFGGQLCVVRTVYPKDFGSPVWRDKELEVHSGPPAASPVTGGIMKIQVPTTQGRPPGENDSGKPATAAPREKKGREVLLENSAQEGFGPPPQDLQSSGYASDVPLTSPETGGAVQTDWGSSSEVLDSSVLESPISPQEIPTQTSTKPISCA
- the LOC127181691 gene encoding uncharacterized protein LOC127181691 isoform X1; translation: MGSSLGCVKQPRDAGPGGAAPLSPKRKLRFRRKRKAKQKLKGAKGEDKRSRVLEEKESGSVDVTEESTTRALDSTKLASGQITETETPTNVVLVPGMAPIFGSTGTLRGSKMAILSPDPSPAWLGALRQFEVEGLSEESHADLEQGNTTPGGGRVCKVRERVQGVLERPCLLRSKRGDPEVEREGGDVHGQSELMFGEPSENEKKGVVHIREFGGQLCVVRTVYPKDFGSPVWRDKELEVHSGPPAASPVTGGIMKIQVPTTQGRPPGENDSGKPATAAPREKKGREVLLENSAQEGFGPPPQDLQSSGYASDVPLTSPETGGAVQTDWGSSSEVLDSSVLESPISPQEIPTQTSTKHVVKPRFISAVMDDSSQD